The genomic stretch GTTTATTTGTCAATAATACGAATTATGACGCGCTGCAATTTGGGCATTTTGTGAAGGAGTTTGGGATTTATCAGTACTTTAATGAAAACCAAGTAGCTATCTACTCTTCGCAAAGTATTTTTATTCAAATGGCGCTTCTTTTAAATAAGCTTTTTTGGTCAACAACGGTTTTTGATGTGCGTTTTTTAGGTGGCTTGCAATTAGCGCTTCTTTTGCCGGCGATTTATTTGTTAGTGGCGGGATTAACGGCAAAAATGAAAGGCTGGCCGGGTTATGTGGTTGCGGCGCTGACGGTATTTATTTTCGCAGATACGGCTTATACTGCTTACTTTAATTCCTTTTTCAGTGAAGGGCTTATTTTGATTATGATGCTGTATATTTCGGCGGGATTTTTGCTTTTATATCAGCATAAATATAATGATTATGCGATGCTAGGTTTGATTTTTGTGGCATCCCTTATTTTAATTACGGCAAAACAGCAAAATGCCCCGATTGCGGTTGTTATTGCGGTTTGTGGAATACTCGTGTTTTTCATCCGGAAAAATCGTGCATTTCGGATTTCAGCAGCGGCTACTTTTTTTGTTATTTTCTTGAGTGGGGTTGTGATGTACGCCTTTATTCCTGGGGAGTTTGTAACGATAAATCAGTACCAAACAATGACGCGCGGTGTGCTACTTGATTCAGAAAATCCGGAGAAATCGCTCGAAGAAATGGGAATGAATTCCGAATTTGCTTTACTCAAAGGAACGAATTTTTATCAAAAATATAAAATGATTGATTTAGACTCAAAACTGATGGAAAAAGAATTTTATCCTAATTATAATTTTGTTACGGTTTTGAGTTATTACTTGGAAAATCCGAAACAATTTGGGAAAATGCTAGATTTATCTGCGCAAAATAGTTTTTCGATTCGTCCATTTGAGATGGGGAATTTTGAAAAGGCGACAGGGTATAAATTTAAAGAGAAAACGCATTTTTTCTCCATCTATAGTGATGTAAAAGAAAAATTGGCTCCAGCGAAATTTACGTTTTTAATTTTATGGGCGCTTGTTTTTCTAATTTGTTATGGGGTGAGTGCTTTTAAACATTTCCGGGAGAAAAATATTCGTGGAATGCTTTTATTTGATTTAGTTGTTTTGCTGATTGGTTCTGGGTTTGCGGTGATTTTAGTGACGATAGTTGGCGACGGGGAAGCGGATTTAACGAAACATAATTTCTTATTTAATGTGTGCTTTGATTTGACGATGTTAATTGGAGCGGCTTCTCTGCTGGAAGTTTACATGAAGAAGAGAGGTGAGCGGAATGCGTAAAAAACTGATTGTAAGTATTCTGCTAGCATTCATGATTTTCGTTGTTGGTGGGCATTCCGCAATTGCAAAAACGGATGATGGTGTCGTTGTTTTTTATGATAGTTTGGCGACAGGTACAGAGAATGAAGGCAATATGGATGCGCTACTTCGAATGTTAAATAGCTTGGGCAAACGAGTGACGATTTATTCTTGGGAGGAAAATCCTGATTTAAGTCAAACAAGCGAAATTATTGTACTTCAAAATAAAAAAGATGGCTTAGCAAGTGATTGGACGGAAAAATTAGCCAAAAGCAAAGCGAAAATAGCATACATAGGCGGAAATCCCCCAACATTTTTAACGGATAAATTGCAACTGAAAACTAAAGCAATTACAGAGGCTTCTATCACAATTCAAACGCAAGCTGGATTATCTGGAAAACCACAGCTAGTGAACGAAACCAATCTAATAACTTCCTATAAAGGAACAAGCTTTGGAGAAATGGATGCTGCTGAAAATGGACAAGCTGCATACGGCGTTCAAGCAGGGAATTACGCGTACGCACCTCTTTTTCAAGCAGATAATACGAGTGAATTTGCTCTAATGGACGTACTCAAAGCATTATTCGATATTAAAACGACCACCAACCAATATGCGTTTATTACGGGCGTAAATCCTTTTATTGATTTCGATTTGCTCAAAAAAACGGCAGATACTTTTTATGAAAAAGGAATTCCGTTTATCGTGAGTGCGGGGCCTGTTTTTTACAATCAAGATTTCCAAGCGGCGAAAAATTATGCGGAGATTTTGCGCTACGTTCAAGCAAAAAACGGCACGATTATGATGAACGTTCCAGCAGTGACGTACGGAGATAGTCCAGCGGGAGAACTTGAAAAGATTATGCAAAAATCGGTACATTTCTTCGCGGAAAATGACGTCGCACCGCTTGGAGTTACAGCAGAACTGTACTGGAACTTTGATAAAGTATATGGCGTAGAAGGTTTCGCACCGTTTAATACCGGGATTTTGCTACCAAATCAAAAAATCATCCATACGACGAAAGTAAATAATGGCAGTGCCTTTGAAAAGTCTCCGTATAGCGTGGCGAACGATTTTTATGCGACTACGACTGAAGGGAGAAACTTTCCGATTGATATCGCAATAACCTATTCCTTCTTTGATAACGAGAAAGAATTAAAAGCAGCAGCCGAGGAACTAGCAACTGACAATATTAGCGATTTTAGATTTCAAGATCATGGGGTAAAAACAAATAAAGATACGATTGAATCAAGTGCTGGTTCGCTTTACATCAATAATCAATCAGTAACACTCGATGGCGATTTAAACTATATTAAAACGAAAAATAAAACAGTCAAGCAAGCGGGCAGTTTAGAAGGGTTCTTCGGCTATCAAAATACCTTTTTCACGATAGTAATTGTACTTTCACTTGGCATTATTGGGGTTTTATTTGTCTTTGGATACCGGCTTTACATGAAAAAATATATGAAATGAGGTGAAATAAATGGTTATTGCAGATTATTTAGCATTATTCGCGGTGGTGTGTATTTGGGGACTTTTGCTAATTAATATTGTGTTAATTGTTGCAGGATATGTTTATTATTTGAAAAATGAAGCGCGAAAAGTGCCCGAAATACCAGCGGAAGTACCATTTGTTTCTGTCATGGTGCCGGCCCATAATGAAGGAAAAGTAATCGTGAAAACAGTTGAATCACTGCTTGCTTTTGATTATCCGGTCGATCGTTACGAAATTATTGTCATTAACGATAATTCTTCGGATAATAGCTCGGAACTCTTAGCCGCCATTCAAGCAAAAAATCCAACACGCTTTTTAAAAATTATTAATACCGATAATATTACAGGCGGAAAAGGAAAATCGAATGCGCTCAATATTGGGTTTGCGGAAAGTCGTGGGGAACTGGTGGCGATTTATGATGCTGATAATACACCGGAACGGCAAGCGCTAAGAATCCTTGTTGGTGAGATTACAAATGATGCGAAACTTGGTGCAGTCATCGGTAAATTCAGAACCCGAAATCGAAATGCAAGCTGGTTAACGCGATTTATCAATATTGAAACGCTTAGTTTTCAGTGGATGGCTCAGGCCGGCAGATGGGCCCTTTTCAAACTATGCACCATTCCTGGTACTAATTTTATTGTAAGAAGGTCGCTCCTAGAAGAAATCGGTGGCTGGGATGTGAAAGCTGTCGCGGAAGATACCGAGATTAGCTTTCGGATTTACATGATGGGTTACCGAATCAAATTCCAAGCGAAGGCTGTTACGTGGGAACAAGAGCCGCAAACATTACCAGTTTGGTTCAAACAGCGCTCAAGATGGGCGAAAGGCAATATTTATGTAATTTTAAAAAACGTTCCACTCCTTTTCAAACGAGAAGGTAGGCGCGTTCGCTTTGATATTTTATACTTTTTATCGATTTACTTTTTATTATTAACTTCCTTGATTGTTAGTGATGTTTTACTCGTATTATATGCGCTGGGACTTGTACATACAACGCTTGCTGGCCTTAGCGGGGCGCTTTGGTTGCTAGCCATTTTACTTTTTGTCGCAGGTACTTTTATTACACTCACCACGGAAAAAGGCGAAATCAGTTTTTCAAATTTGTTATTTATTATGTTGATGTATGTGACGTATTGCCAGCTTTGGATGGTGGTCGCCGCATATGGATTCTTTATTTTCTTAAAAGATACCGTACTAAAAAGGGAAACCAAATGGTATAAAACCGAGCGTTTCTAAAAAGGAGAGTGCCTAATGAAAAAATTAACTGTAATCGGGCTGCTTATGTTCGCCGTACTATTTCTGTATAGGCCAGACGTTCTCGCAGCAGATAAAAACTATCAAACGGTTTTTGGAACAGATAAAACCGCCCAAGGAAAATTCACAACCACCAAACAAAACTTCACGGTGGAAAACTACTGGGATGTATCAAACGCTAACGTAAAGCTTGTGTATACAATTACCCAACTGAGCGAAAAAGAAGTTTCCACGATGACACTGAAAATAAACGATGTTGCGTTCTACTCTTTTAAACCAGATAAAGCAGACAAAGGAACAAAACAGATTGAAATCCAAATTCCGAAAGATAAGTTAAAAAAAGGAGTCAATGTTCTATCCATCGAAAGCTTTGTCTACACTGATTTGCCTGATGGTCGTTGTACGATTGACGATACACCTGCCAACTGGCTGCAATTCGATAAAACAAGCGCAGTAAACGTATCTTATTCCGATAAGGCTTTCCAAAAAACGATTGCCGAGTTTGGCGAGCGCTTCACTGGAATTGATACTGTGAAAAGTGAACAAGGCGCAGTAGCTGTCTCAAACAAAGCCGGCGATGCCGAACTTGGCGCAGCACTTGAAGGGCTTTCCGGATTTTCTGCAGCGAATACGTTAGAAGATAAAAATATCGCTTTTGGTCAATACGAGGAAGCAAAAACGCGTGACGGTAAAAACTATCTCGTACTTTTTTCAAGCTATGACAATTTACCAAATGATCTTAAATCACAAATAAAAGATGATAATAAATTAGAAAAACAAGCACTTTTCCAAGTAGTGACAGTCGGAAATACGAATACACTCGTGGTTACTTCTAAATCCAACGACGCACTAAAAAAAGCTGGCAAACTAATCGCCAACCAAAATTACTTAAGTCAGCTTGGAACAAATACTAAATGGCTAACAACAGACGAAAAAATCGACACACCAGCGACTAATGTTGACAAAAATACGAAACTAACAACAACTGGCGATAAACTAAAAGGCATTGGTCATATCACACAAGATTACTTCATCAGCATGCCAGCCAACCGTAGCGCATCAACAGGAACAGAAGTATCACTTGATTTTAGATATGCGCAAAACTTGGATTTCGAGCATTCATTAGTAACGATTTTAGTGAACGGCAAACCAATCGGCAGCCAAAAACTTACCGCTAAAAAAGCCAATGGCGACAAATTAACGTTCCAAATTCCGAGCGATTTAAACGTAAAAGGGGATTTTTCAGTTACCGTTGCCTTTGATTTAGTTTTAACAAATAACTATTGTGGCTTTATTGCAGATTCTGAAATCCCGTGGGCGTATATCACCCCAGAATCAAAAATCAATTTAAACACAAGCGAAGAAACAGACTTGCTTTTTGAACAATATCCGTACCCATTTATTGCAAATGGTGACTTTAACAATGCAGTTGTCGTTGTTCCTGATAAATTAACGACAGAAGATACAGATTCATTAGCAAATATTTTCAATCTGTTAGGCCGCTTCCATGATGGAAATAGGGGAGACTTGACTGCCGTACATGCCGCCAACTGGAAAAAACCAAAAGAAGGATCGAATATTATTGCAGTTGGTACAATGAATAATAATCCAGTAATTAAAAACGCCAATGACGACCTATATTTCCAGTACAACAAAACAGGCGATTACTTCCTTTCCAATGAAAAAATCTCGATTGAAAAAAATTACGGCAAACAACTTGGTAGTGTGCAGTTAATTACATCAGATGGCGTCCCAATTCTGGCAGTTACTGGTCCAGGTGCCAAACAAACAGAACTCGGATCGGATTTAATCGCAACAAAAGCCAACCTAGCTAAAATTTACGGAGATGGCGCCATTGTTGATACTGATAACACGATACATTCCTACCGATTCAAAAAAGCAGCAGATACACAGGAAGAAAGCTTTGGGTCAAAAATCAGTAATAACAAAGAAGTCACTGTGTTCGGAGCATTCGCGCTTCTAACCGTCGTTATCTTAGTTGTCGCTGTCCTACTAATCTTGCGTAAATATCGCCGGAGCCGGAAGTGAGGGAGAAATAAAAAATGAAAAAAATAACGAATAACTTATTTGCAGATATCGGCTTTTTATTTTTCATCTTGCTTTGTTTCATCACAATTGGCTTTATGATCAATACGCCGGATGAATATTTGCGAAACATTATTTTATTAAATATCACCTTTTTACTTGTGATTATCACCTATTTTACGAACTTAACGCTTGGTTTGATTTTAAATGTCCTCTACATTTTTATTTATGCAACTTATATTATTTATGAAATTGTCGCAAATCAAATCGCCTATGGTTTTGGTAGCTACTTCTGGCTTATAATCACGCCCCTTTTCACAGTAGCTAGTGCGATGTTTACAAGAAATACGTCAAGGCTTCAAGAAGAGAACACGAAAATCAAACAGCAAAATCTATATTTAGGAACGATTGACCAAGAAACTTTGCTTAAAAATATCGTTTCATTCCAAAATGACGAGCGAATTTTTTCCAGTATTTCGCGCCGTTATGATTTACCTTTATCACTGATGGTTATCAAAGTACGTCACTGGCGCGAGTTGAAACGATTCCAAAGCGAAGAAGAGATGCGCCTAGCGTTACAAGATATTTCAGCGATTTTAGAGACTTGTATTCGCACGAGTGATGTCCTTTACTTATTAGATAAAGATGATGCGACTTGGGGACTCTTGTTACTAACTGACGAACCGGGTGGGAAATTAGTTGCGGATCGAATTAAAAGCCGTATAGCTGAAGCCAACACCGAAGAATTTGCCGCGAAGTACCGTGTGAAGCTAGAACTTCGAATTGGAACAAGCCAATTTGATAGCGAAAAAGTCAAGACACCACTTGATTTTATCGATTTAGCAACAAAAGAATTAGAATATGACGTGTAAAATAGAGAGTTACCTTCTATAATTAGGAGGTAACTCTCATTTTTGATTGGAGGAATACCATGAACTTAGAAGAAATAGTCGATTGTATGCTATTAAACGAAAATGACAAAGAAATTCAGCGGACCCAAACAGAGCACCGCATCAAACTAGTTGATTTTTGGCAAGTGAAAAATGGGGACCGAGTGCTGGAGGTTGGTTGTGGGCAAGGCGATACGACAGCCGTACTTGCGAATGCAGTTGGTGCTAGTGGCTTTGTGCAAGGTATTGATATTGCACCGCGGACTTATGGTGCTCCGTTTACCATTGGCGATGCGACAGACCATTTGCAGAAATCAAAGCTTGGTGCGCAAATTGATTTTAAGCTGGGGACAGATATTTTAAACGGTGATATCACTTTTCCAGAAGATGCTTTTGATGTAGCCGTTTTATCGCATGCTTCGTGGTATTTTAGTTCCAAAAGTGAGCTCACGATGATGCTCGAATTACTAAGCAAGTGGGCGAAACGCGTTTGTTATGCGGAATGGGATACGAGAATTACGGATGTAAAACAAACGTCGCATATGTTAGCTGTGCTCACCCAATCATCTTATGAAGCTTTCAAACAAGACACGCAGTCCAATATCCGAACATTCATTACACCAATAGATATGCAAGAAATCATCCAAGAGCATAACTGGAAAATGGGCGCGGAAACAAGTATCTTCTCAGAAAAAATGCAAGATAGCCGATGGGAAATTGGTTATGTAAAAGATTTTATCACAAAAGAATTAGAAGCAGATTTAGGTTTGCCAGAAAAATTTAAAGCATTTTTACTCAGTCAAAGTAAATTAATTACGCTTGAAAATAGTTTGCCAATGGCGTCATACTGCACTTCTTGGCAGGTGAAGTAATTTTGCTTTCTTTTTCACAAGATTTAGATTTTTTATGCTATAATGGAACGTATTAACGAACTAAAGGAGTGTTGAATGTGAGAGCTGTACTTACTGTAATTGGAAAAGATAATGTGGGTATTGTCGCAGGTGTTAGTAATAAATTAGCTGAACTGAATATCAATATTGTGGATGTATCCCAAACGATTATGGATGGTTATTTTACGATGATGATGATGTGCGATATTAGCCAGATCACGAAAGAATTTGATGAAGTAAAGGCAGAATTAGCCGGTAAAGGCGAGGACCTCCAAGTAAAAATACATATTCAGCGGGAAGAAATTTTCAACGCAATGCACAAACTTTAGGATGGGGGCGATGCTAGTATGGAAACAAATCAAATTTTAGAAACGATACGAATGATTGAAGAAGAAAAATTGGACATCCGGACGATTACAATGGGAATTTCTTTGCTAGATTGTATGGACGGCGACGGCGAAGTGGCTCGAAAGAAAATCTATCAAAAAATCGTTACCAAAGCGCGTAATTTAGTTGCAGTTGGTGAAGCGATTGAATCTGAGTTTGGCATTCCAATTATTAATAAACGAATTTCTGTCACTCCGATTGCGATTATCGCTGGATCAAGCGCAGATACTGACTACGTAGAATTTGCGAAAACACTTGATGCTGCTGCAAAAGAAGTTGGCGTGAATTTTATTGGGGGCTATTCCGCACTCGTTCAAAAAGGCTACACGAAAGGTGACGAAATCCTGATTCGCTCGATTCCGCAAGCACTCGCACAAACGGAACGCGTATGCTCATCGGTCAATGTTGGCTCGACGCGAACGGGAATCAATATGGATGCTGTCCGCCAAATGGGCGAGGTAATCAAAGAAACGGCTGACTTAACAGCCGATACGCAAGGCCTAGGTTGCGCGAAACTTGTTGTATTTGCCAATGCTGTCGAGGATAATCCTTTTATGGCCGGAGCATTCCATGGTGTTGGTGAAGCGGACTGCGTTATCAATGTTGGTGTCAGCGGCCCAGGTGTGGTGAAACGTGCTATTGAAAAAGTAAAAGGCGAACCGTTTGATATCGTTGCTGAAACAGTCAAACAAACAGCGTTTAAAATCACTAGGATGGGTCAACTCGTTGGCCAAGTCGCTTCCGAAAAACTCGGCGTTCCTTTTGGGATTGTCGATTTATCACTTGCACCAACTCCAGCGATTGGTGATTCGGTCGCACACATTTTGGAAGAGATGGGACTAGAAATGGTTGGAACACATGGCACGACAGCCGCACTCGCACTTTTAAATGACGCAGTGAAAAAAGGCGGCGTAATGGCTTGTGGACATGTCGGTGGTTTATCAGGCGCATTCATTCCTGTTTCTGAGGATGCGGGTATGATTGAAGCTGTGCAGCAAGGGGCGCTCAACCTCGAAAAATTAGAAGCAATGACAGCAATTTGTTCGGTTGGTCTGGATATGATTGCCGTACCAGGTGACACAACTGCCGAAACATTAGCAGCAATGATTGCGGATGAAGCGGCTATTGGCGTCATTAACAATAAAACAACTGCTGTCCGAGTGATTCCAGCAAGTGGCACCAAAGTTGGCGACATGGTCGAATTCGGCGGCTTACTTGGCACGGCACCAGTAATGCCAGTAAACGG from Listeria monocytogenes ATCC 19117 encodes the following:
- a CDS encoding ACT domain-containing protein, which encodes MRAVLTVIGKDNVGIVAGVSNKLAELNINIVDVSQTIMDGYFTMMMMCDISQITKEFDEVKAELAGKGEDLQVKIHIQREEIFNAMHKL
- a CDS encoding class I SAM-dependent methyltransferase: MNLEEIVDCMLLNENDKEIQRTQTEHRIKLVDFWQVKNGDRVLEVGCGQGDTTAVLANAVGASGFVQGIDIAPRTYGAPFTIGDATDHLQKSKLGAQIDFKLGTDILNGDITFPEDAFDVAVLSHASWYFSSKSELTMMLELLSKWAKRVCYAEWDTRITDVKQTSHMLAVLTQSSYEAFKQDTQSNIRTFITPIDMQEIIQEHNWKMGAETSIFSEKMQDSRWEIGYVKDFITKELEADLGLPEKFKAFLLSQSKLITLENSLPMASYCTSWQVK
- a CDS encoding cellulose biosynthesis cyclic di-GMP-binding regulatory protein BcsB, which produces MKKLTVIGLLMFAVLFLYRPDVLAADKNYQTVFGTDKTAQGKFTTTKQNFTVENYWDVSNANVKLVYTITQLSEKEVSTMTLKINDVAFYSFKPDKADKGTKQIEIQIPKDKLKKGVNVLSIESFVYTDLPDGRCTIDDTPANWLQFDKTSAVNVSYSDKAFQKTIAEFGERFTGIDTVKSEQGAVAVSNKAGDAELGAALEGLSGFSAANTLEDKNIAFGQYEEAKTRDGKNYLVLFSSYDNLPNDLKSQIKDDNKLEKQALFQVVTVGNTNTLVVTSKSNDALKKAGKLIANQNYLSQLGTNTKWLTTDEKIDTPATNVDKNTKLTTTGDKLKGIGHITQDYFISMPANRSASTGTEVSLDFRYAQNLDFEHSLVTILVNGKPIGSQKLTAKKANGDKLTFQIPSDLNVKGDFSVTVAFDLVLTNNYCGFIADSEIPWAYITPESKINLNTSEETDLLFEQYPYPFIANGDFNNAVVVVPDKLTTEDTDSLANIFNLLGRFHDGNRGDLTAVHAANWKKPKEGSNIIAVGTMNNNPVIKNANDDLYFQYNKTGDYFLSNEKISIEKNYGKQLGSVQLITSDGVPILAVTGPGAKQTELGSDLIATKANLAKIYGDGAIVDTDNTIHSYRFKKAADTQEESFGSKISNNKEVTVFGAFALLTVVILVVAVLLILRKYRRSRK
- a CDS encoding diguanylate cyclase domain-containing protein encodes the protein MKKITNNLFADIGFLFFILLCFITIGFMINTPDEYLRNIILLNITFLLVIITYFTNLTLGLILNVLYIFIYATYIIYEIVANQIAYGFGSYFWLIITPLFTVASAMFTRNTSRLQEENTKIKQQNLYLGTIDQETLLKNIVSFQNDERIFSSISRRYDLPLSLMVIKVRHWRELKRFQSEEEMRLALQDISAILETCIRTSDVLYLLDKDDATWGLLLLTDEPGGKLVADRIKSRIAEANTEEFAAKYRVKLELRIGTSQFDSEKVKTPLDFIDLATKELEYDV
- a CDS encoding PFL family protein gives rise to the protein METNQILETIRMIEEEKLDIRTITMGISLLDCMDGDGEVARKKIYQKIVTKARNLVAVGEAIESEFGIPIINKRISVTPIAIIAGSSADTDYVEFAKTLDAAAKEVGVNFIGGYSALVQKGYTKGDEILIRSIPQALAQTERVCSSVNVGSTRTGINMDAVRQMGEVIKETADLTADTQGLGCAKLVVFANAVEDNPFMAGAFHGVGEADCVINVGVSGPGVVKRAIEKVKGEPFDIVAETVKQTAFKITRMGQLVGQVASEKLGVPFGIVDLSLAPTPAIGDSVAHILEEMGLEMVGTHGTTAALALLNDAVKKGGVMACGHVGGLSGAFIPVSEDAGMIEAVQQGALNLEKLEAMTAICSVGLDMIAVPGDTTAETLAAMIADEAAIGVINNKTTAVRVIPASGTKVGDMVEFGGLLGTAPVMPVNGKSSVDFIARGGRIPAPIHSFKN
- a CDS encoding glycosyltransferase family 2 protein, which gives rise to MVIADYLALFAVVCIWGLLLINIVLIVAGYVYYLKNEARKVPEIPAEVPFVSVMVPAHNEGKVIVKTVESLLAFDYPVDRYEIIVINDNSSDNSSELLAAIQAKNPTRFLKIINTDNITGGKGKSNALNIGFAESRGELVAIYDADNTPERQALRILVGEITNDAKLGAVIGKFRTRNRNASWLTRFINIETLSFQWMAQAGRWALFKLCTIPGTNFIVRRSLLEEIGGWDVKAVAEDTEISFRIYMMGYRIKFQAKAVTWEQEPQTLPVWFKQRSRWAKGNIYVILKNVPLLFKREGRRVRFDILYFLSIYFLLLTSLIVSDVLLVLYALGLVHTTLAGLSGALWLLAILLFVAGTFITLTTEKGEISFSNLLFIMLMYVTYCQLWMVVAAYGFFIFLKDTVLKRETKWYKTERF